Proteins encoded by one window of Polyodon spathula isolate WHYD16114869_AA chromosome 16, ASM1765450v1, whole genome shotgun sequence:
- the zmynd10 gene encoding zinc finger MYND domain-containing protein 10 encodes MEITTAVMLPGESEGYVQSLETYPLKEIGSARWFRQHEYIEKLNMQAILNASASQDEFVKEHLISYSKIPILIYEIISVEIWKHKVFPVLCQLQDFSPKSTFPIYMVIHHEATIINLLETVLFHKESCEAAEEAVLDLLDYCLRKVTCLAAQSVTGETKTQDKLTQSDHSDTATLQDLQEQSTALEFDVSLKALSILRYITDHMDSLTLSTLTRMLNTHNLPCVLVQLVEHCPWSRHTKGQLEKYMDGKWYQVPKEDQLKMTKLDGQVWICLLNLLLRPECQQKYDFNDFNKGQLLKLRGFLTEVLIDQLPNLGELQRFLSHLSVTDPAPPKRDLILEQIPEIMDNILKENSGKWKAIAKYQVKQAFNPSDEDLQKHARRLAQTYNLDVMESLIPEKPKCGFCGSEASKRCSRCQGEWYCRRECQVKHWQKHKKACELMAEAVTKLHGDSKIEA; translated from the exons ATGGAGATTACAACAGCAGTGATGTTACCCGGAGAATCCGAGGGGTACGTCCAGAGTTTGGAAACTTACCCACTCAAAGAAATTGGAAGCGCCCG ATGGTTCCGACAACACGAATACATCGAGAAGCTGAACATGCAGGCAATTCTGAACGCTTCAGCCAGCCAGGATGAGTTTGTGAAGGAGCACCTCATCTCCTACAGCAAG ATCCCCATTctgatttatgaaattatttctgTAGAAATTTGGAAACATAAAGTGTTCCCAGTCTTATGTCAGTTGCAGGACTTCAGCCCCAAAAGCACCTTCCCTATATACATGGTG ATTCATCATGAAGCCACCATTATCAACCTCCTAGAGACTGTCCTGTTCCACAAG GAGTCCTGCGAGGCTGCAGAGGAGGCTGTTCTGGATCTCCTCGATTACTGCCTTCGGAAAGTCACCTGTCTGGCCGCTCAGTCTGTGACGGGGGAGACTAAGACCCAGGACAAACTGACCCAGAGTGACCACTCGGACACAGCCACACTGCAA gaTCTTCAGGAACAGAGCACGGCACTGGAATTTGATGTGTCACTAAAAGCCCTCTCCATCCTGCGCTACATCACTGATCACATGGACAG TTTAACTCTGAGCACCCTAACCAGGATGCTGAACACACACAACCTGCCCTGTGTGCTCGTGCAGTTAGTGGAGCACTGCCCCTGGAGCCGACACACTAAAG GTCAGCTGGAGAAGTACATGGATGGGAAGTGGTACCAGGTCCCCAAAGAGGACCAGCTGAAGATGACTAAGCTGGACGGCCAGGTGTGGATCTGTCTGCTCAACCTGCTGCTGAGACCGGAGTGCCAACAGAAATATGACTTCAACGACTTCAACAAGGGCCAGCTATTAAAG CTGCGAGGCTTCCTCACAGAAGTCCTGATTGACCAGCTGCCTAACCTAGGCGAGTTGCAACGCTTCCTCAGCCACCTGTCTGTGACTGATCCTGCTCCTCCAAAGAGGGACCTGATTCTGGAGCAG aTCCCTGAGATTATGGACAACATTCTGAAGGAGAATTCTGGTAAATGGAAAGCGATCGCAAAGTACCAGGTGAAGCAGGCATTCAACCCCTCTGATGAGGACCTGCAGAAGCATGCACGCAG ACTGGCACAGACCTACAACCTGGACGTGATGGAAAGCCTGATCCCAGAGAAACCCAAGTGTGGCTTCTGTGGTTCGGAGGCATCTAAGCGCTGCTCCCGCTGCCAGGGCGAGTGGTACTGCCGCCG GGAATGCCAGGTCAAACACTGGCAGAAGCACAAGAAAGCATGTGAGCTAATGGCTGAAGCTGTGACTAAACTTCATGGGGACTCGAAAATCGAAGCATAG
- the LOC121328427 gene encoding cytochrome b561 domain-containing protein 2-like isoform X1: MTLSVDSESRLYSILRRVAGVGVHVLCVGFTVFLAVVARPGTSLFSWHPFLMTFSFSFFMTEALLIFSPDSSPIQHFSHKIKGRYHWILQTLATTCALLGLAAIFYNKHLNSKPHFATWHGLVGLLTVLFAVMQSLGGVSLLFPKLAKGWSLAKLKRYHAASGLVGYLLGCSSLLLGMSSLWFTTAVHSLRWYLAALCPILSTLVIMNQVTSSYMTKKRFQT; encoded by the exons ATGACACTGAGCGTGGATTCCGAATCACGGCTGTACAGCATCCTGCGCAGAGTGGCTGGTGTGGGTGTGCATGTGCTGTGTGTGGGGTTCACAGTGTTTCTAGCTGTAGTGGCCAGGCCTGGGACTA gtttatttTCTTGGCATCCGTTCCTGATGACTTTCTCT TTTTCCTTCTTCATGACAGAGGCCCTGCTCATCTTCTCCCCAGACAGCTCTCCCATTCAGCACTTCTCCCACAAGATCAAAGGCCGCTACCATTGGATCCTGCAGACCCTAGCCACTACCTGCGCCTTGCTGGGATTGGCTGCCATCTTCTACAACAAGCACCTCAACAGCAAGCCACACTTCGCCACCTGGCACGGGCTGGTTGGCTTGCTGACTGTCCTGTTTGCTGTGATGCAGTCCCTGGGTGGGGTCTCCCTGCTCTTCCCCAAACTGGCCAAAGGCTGGTCGCTGGCCAAACTGAAGCGCTACCACGCTGCATCAGGACTGGTGGGGTACCTGCTGGGCTGCTCCAGCCTACTGCTGGGCATGTCTTCCTTATGGTTTACTACTGCTGTCCATAGCCTGCGCTGGTACCTGGCTGCCTTGTGCCCTATACTTAGCACCTTGGTCATCATGAACCAAGTCACCAGCTCCTACATGACAAAGAAACGCTTCCAGACTTAA
- the LOC121328427 gene encoding cytochrome b561 domain-containing protein 2-like isoform X3 encodes MTLSVDSESRLYSILRRVAGLFSWHPFLMTFSFSFFMTEALLIFSPDSSPIQHFSHKIKGRYHWILQTLATTCALLGLAAIFYNKHLNSKPHFATWHGLVGLLTVLFAVMQSLGGVSLLFPKLAKGWSLAKLKRYHAASGLVGYLLGCSSLLLGMSSLWFTTAVHSLRWYLAALCPILSTLVIMNQVTSSYMTKKRFQT; translated from the exons ATGACACTGAGCGTGGATTCCGAATCACGGCTGTACAGCATCCTGCGCAGAGTGGCTG gtttatttTCTTGGCATCCGTTCCTGATGACTTTCTCT TTTTCCTTCTTCATGACAGAGGCCCTGCTCATCTTCTCCCCAGACAGCTCTCCCATTCAGCACTTCTCCCACAAGATCAAAGGCCGCTACCATTGGATCCTGCAGACCCTAGCCACTACCTGCGCCTTGCTGGGATTGGCTGCCATCTTCTACAACAAGCACCTCAACAGCAAGCCACACTTCGCCACCTGGCACGGGCTGGTTGGCTTGCTGACTGTCCTGTTTGCTGTGATGCAGTCCCTGGGTGGGGTCTCCCTGCTCTTCCCCAAACTGGCCAAAGGCTGGTCGCTGGCCAAACTGAAGCGCTACCACGCTGCATCAGGACTGGTGGGGTACCTGCTGGGCTGCTCCAGCCTACTGCTGGGCATGTCTTCCTTATGGTTTACTACTGCTGTCCATAGCCTGCGCTGGTACCTGGCTGCCTTGTGCCCTATACTTAGCACCTTGGTCATCATGAACCAAGTCACCAGCTCCTACATGACAAAGAAACGCTTCCAGACTTAA
- the LOC121328427 gene encoding cytochrome b561 domain-containing protein 2-like isoform X2: protein MTLSVDSESRLYSILRRVAGVGLFSWHPFLMTFSFSFFMTEALLIFSPDSSPIQHFSHKIKGRYHWILQTLATTCALLGLAAIFYNKHLNSKPHFATWHGLVGLLTVLFAVMQSLGGVSLLFPKLAKGWSLAKLKRYHAASGLVGYLLGCSSLLLGMSSLWFTTAVHSLRWYLAALCPILSTLVIMNQVTSSYMTKKRFQT from the exons ATGACACTGAGCGTGGATTCCGAATCACGGCTGTACAGCATCCTGCGCAGAGTGGCTGGTGTGG gtttatttTCTTGGCATCCGTTCCTGATGACTTTCTCT TTTTCCTTCTTCATGACAGAGGCCCTGCTCATCTTCTCCCCAGACAGCTCTCCCATTCAGCACTTCTCCCACAAGATCAAAGGCCGCTACCATTGGATCCTGCAGACCCTAGCCACTACCTGCGCCTTGCTGGGATTGGCTGCCATCTTCTACAACAAGCACCTCAACAGCAAGCCACACTTCGCCACCTGGCACGGGCTGGTTGGCTTGCTGACTGTCCTGTTTGCTGTGATGCAGTCCCTGGGTGGGGTCTCCCTGCTCTTCCCCAAACTGGCCAAAGGCTGGTCGCTGGCCAAACTGAAGCGCTACCACGCTGCATCAGGACTGGTGGGGTACCTGCTGGGCTGCTCCAGCCTACTGCTGGGCATGTCTTCCTTATGGTTTACTACTGCTGTCCATAGCCTGCGCTGGTACCTGGCTGCCTTGTGCCCTATACTTAGCACCTTGGTCATCATGAACCAAGTCACCAGCTCCTACATGACAAAGAAACGCTTCCAGACTTAA
- the LOC121328426 gene encoding transmembrane protein 115-like — MNRYLPVARQHFLAALASTSVVVKAICAVVILLYLLSLVVDTVYVLGVTPGFLFPPNFWIWTLATHAVTEQHVWDVVVSLATVIVAGRLLEPLWGALELLIFFAVINVSVGLLSGFSYLLTYMSTFNLDYLFEVRVHGMLGFLGGVLVALKQTMGDSTVLRVPQVRLKVAPMLVLLALAVLRFTTLIDTTAPLAAYGYGVLSGWVYLRFYQKHSRGRGDMSDHFAFASFFPEILQPLVGLLAGLVHSVLVKVKVCRKTVKRYDVGAPSSITISLPGTDPQDAERRRQLALKALNERLKRVEDQSAWPNMEEEEEDESGADAPLLPGREAPSTAGAGGGQESGIISFEDAPLQS, encoded by the exons atgaaccgCTATCTGCCAGTTGCCCGCCAACACTTTCTGGCTGCCCTAGCCAGCACCAGCGTGGTGGTCAAAGCCATCTGTGCCGTAGTCATCCTTTTGTACCTGCTGTCTCTAGTGGTGGACACTGTCTACGTGCTGGGGGTGACACCTGGCTTTCTCTTTCCCCCGAACTTCTGGATCTGGACCCTAGCCACCCACGCGGTGACAGAACAGCACGTGTGGGATGTGGTGGTTAGCCTGGCCACGGTGATCGTGGCTGGGAGGCTGCTGGAGCCCCTGTGGGGTGCCCTGGAGCTGCTCATTTTCTTTGCCGTCATCAACGTCTCCGTGGGCCTGCTGTCCGGCTTCTCTTACCTGCTCACCTACATGTCCACCTTCAACCTGGACTACCTGTTTGAGGTGCGGGTCCACGGCATGCTGGGCTTCTTGGGAGGAGTGCTGGTGGCCCTCAAGCAGACGATGGGTGACTCCACAGTGCTGCGCGTGCCCCAGGTGCGGCTCAAGGTGGCCCCCATGCTGGTGCTGCTGGCCCTGGCTGTCCTGCGCTTCACCACGTTGATTGACACCACGGCCCCACTAGCAGCGTACGGCTACGGCGTGCTGTCCGGGTGGGTGTACCTGCGGTTCTACCAGAAGCACAGCCGTGGCCGGGGGGACATGTCGGACCACTTTGCCTTTGCCTCCTTCTTCCCAGAGATCCTGCAGCCACTGGTGGGCCTCCTGGCTGGGCTGGTGCACAGCGTACTGGTCAAGGTGAAGGTGTGCCGCAAAACCGTCAAGCGGTATGACGTGGGAGCGCCTTCCTCCATCACCATCAGCCTGCCCGGCACCGACCCTCAAGATGCTGAGAGAAGAAG GCAGCTTGCCCTGAAGGCTTTGAACGAACGTCTGAAGCGAGTGGAGGACCAGTCTGCCTGGCCGaacatggaggaggaggaggaggacgaaaGTGGAGCTGACGCGCCGCTCCTCCCTGGACGTGAGGCCCCATCCACTGCTGGGGCGGGCGGGGGCCAGGAGTCCGGCATCATCAGCTTCGAGGACGCACCTTTACAGTCCTAA
- the LOC121328429 gene encoding protein ABHD14A-like — MHFFRNRLVVLGLVLLATVLLYLLLPAIRQGSMEPFLNVRRMGLTGGSPTAPTAKFSKPVNITIRTGQLAGDPPLSFRETISVDAAGKKMQPRLQVVLLHGQAFTSKTWEDLGTLALLASHGYQALALDLPDSELVKTDQNRTNLLLRFLDSLEVQAPVLISPSMSGRFSLPLLMLHSSRLRGFVAVAPVGTKLYSEQQYHNIQTPTLIVFGALDGSLGTQSLKNLSQLPHHTVVRIDGAKHACYMDKPREFHQALLTFLSGLTVTGTSSL; from the exons ATGCATTTCTTCCGAAACCGGCTGGTAGTCCTGGGTCTAGTGCTGCTGGCGACGGTGCTGCTGTACCTGCTGCTGCCCGCCATTCGCCAGGGCAGTATGGAGCCCTTCCTGAATGTCCGGAGGATGGGGCTGACGGGAGGCTCTCCCACAGCTCCGACCGCTAAATTCTCTAAGCCAGTCAACATCACAATCCGCACGGGCCAGCTGGCTGGAGACCCGCCTCTCTCCTTCAGGGAAACAATCAGCGTCGATGCAGCGGGGAAGAAGATGCAGCCCAG GCTGCAGGTGGTTCTGCTGCATGGTCAGGCCTTCACCTCAAAGACCTGGGAGGACCTGGGCACCCTCGCTTTACTGGCCAGTCACGGCTACCAAGCACTGGCCCTGGACTTGCCCG ATTCGGAATTAGTGAAGACGGATCAGAACCGGACTAACCTCCTGCTGAGGTTCCTGGACTCCCTGGAGGTGCAGGCGCCGGTCCTGATCAGCCCCTCGATGAGCGGGcgcttctctctccccctcctgaTGCTCCACAGCTCCCGTCTCAGAGGCTTCGTCGCTGTCGCCCCTGTGGGCACCAAGCTCTACAGCGAGCAGCAGTACCACAACATACAG ACCCCGACTCTGATAGTGTTTGGTGCCCTGGATGGCAGTCTGGGGACCCAGTCATTGAAGAACCTGAGCCAGCTCCCTCACCACACTGTAGTGCGAATCGATGGAGCCAAGCACGCGTGCTACATGGACAAGCCAAGGGAGTTCCACCAGGCACTGCTCACCTTCCTGAGCGGGCTGACAGTCACTGGAACAAGCAGTTTATAA